The Chitinophaga caeni genome segment ACAGCCTTTTGTTATATTGCAGTGTTAATCTGAATTTAAAGCAAGATAACCCAATTTCCCTATTATTAATTTAAATGATCGAAAGAAATCATGACAGGTAAAACTCTATGCCTATTACTTAGTGCAACTTTATTTTTTTGCTGCTTGCTCAAAAGACAATGATGAAAATATGCCGGGATCATTTCAACCGAAATGGTTACGTTCCAAAACATATTCCAATGATAAATTGCAGTCGCAATATTTTTACGATGAAAATAATATCGCTATAGCATATTGGTTGTATAATGCCGATACCCTTTATTCAAAAACCCAATATGAATATAGTTATTATCCAGATGGCAAAATGAAGTCAAAGGTTTATATCAATCGTACTAATAGTTTAAAACGTACCTTTAGTTATAATGACAATGGAAGCCTAATAAAAATCGAAGATTCTTTAGCAAGTACTTCAACTGGGCCATACACATTTTATAGCATCTCAAATAGAACGCTATCCGGTAATAAATTAACTGATGAACGTACGTTCGCAGCAGGAGGCAATAGTTATATGTTAAAGGAGATATATACCTATGACAATCAAGACAACCTGATTAAAGAGGAACATTTTGACATTGACGATCCGGAGTACAATTATGTTATGACTTATGATAACTTTTCCGAGTTGGTAAATAAAAACTTCACAGATAAATTCTCAGAAAGTTCCAAACGTACACCTCGTAAGTATCAATTGACTTACCCTAATGCAGTACCAGGGACGTACAACTATGGTAAAGTTTTAACGACAGTTATACAGGTACTAAGCTACTTAGAAGACTCGTACGTTTCTGAAGAATTAGTTTACAATATTGATGAGGATAATGATACGTTATCTACTAACCATTTGAAATTTGAATATATTCCTGTTCAATAGGATATGATTTATCAATTCAGTTTACACAACGATATTTTTAATAAACTGTAATATAGTATTGCTTTCAATAATATCAGAACATAAGCTAGCCAATTATTCTATGCTTTAAATATACAGAAATATCAATTAATGATAATTAGTTTTTAATTAATTAAATGTAAATCTGTAGAGTGTGATAAACCTAACTAAAATTCCTTTTAATAATCATTATAAATTATGATACGTAAATTTCTATACTTAGTATTTAGTATGATGTTGCTTTTTATTTCTTGTGCGAAGAAAGAAAATGAAGTAGTAGTAACGCCATTTCACCCTAAGTGGCTTCTTAGTAAAACTTATTACAATGGCTATTTAAAGTCAGAATACATCTACAATGAAAATTATACCGTTAAGCAATTCTTACAATACTTCGATGATACGATCTATACAAGGGTTGATTATGAATATTATCCTAATTTTTACCCTAAATCTCAAACTTATGTTTCTGGCTATGATTCAATTTATACTTATTTAAAGCGAATCTTTAAATATGATAATAATATGAACCTAATTGGAACAGAAGATTCGTTGAAAAATCATTTACCTGATGACTATGTTTTTAGAGGCTCTACAAGCCGGAAAGTAGTAGGAAATCGCATGATCGAGGAAGTTTTAGTTCGGAAAAATGCAAATTCTGTGAAACATGAAAGAAGGATACATTATTATGATAAGCATAATAATCGTTTCAAGGTCGAGTATCTATCGGAAGAGTCTCCTGAGACTAGTTATTATATTATGTATTCTGATTTTTCTAAGATAGAGGATTCAACCTTTACGAATAAATGGTCAGGAGGATCAAAGCATACAGCCTTTGTAATTGAAAAAACTTCATTTAACGAGGAATACCAGAAGGGCGATTATATTATTAATAGGAGGATTACAAAATATTTAGATAATTATTATCCATTAGAAGAAGAAAGAGTAACCTATTATCCCAATTTTAACTCTACTAATAAATTTACTTATACTTACGAATATATTCCTGTTCAATAGAATATGATTATTTTTATCATAGCGAACTAATCGTAAATCTATTATGAAATCTTCTAAGAACATGGAATCCAACAAATTTTTTAAATCATTTTTTGGCGCCATCGCGACCTTGTTAGTGCTGGTTGCTGCTGGACTATACGGCTGCCCGAAGTATAATGTATGGCAACAACAGCTTGCCGGTGAAGCAGAATTGAAACGCGCCGAACAAAACCGTAAAATCGCGATCCAGGAAGCTGAAGCCAAGCGGGAAAGCGCTAAATCGCTGGCTGAGGCAGAGGTGATCCGCGCGCAAGGTGTTGCCAAAGCAAACCAAATTATCGGTGAAAGCTTGAAGAATAATGAAGTGTACCTGCATTACCTCTGGTTGGAACACCTCGAAAAAGCCAACGTGGTGTATATTCCAACGGAAGCAGGATTACCCATTATGGAAGCGGGTAGGGGATTAGGCAGAAATGCTGCACCAGCCAATAAATAAATAGCTTAAAACAGAACTTGCATCAATGATCGACTTTTATTCGTGTTGATCATTGATGTAATCATTGTTATAACTCTGATTTAACAAATTCCAGCACCTTCCCCGGTTCCCTGGCATCGAACCAATGGTAAGCGGTATCTTTCCTGAACCAAGTCAGTTGACGTTTTGCATATTGACGGGTATGGGTTTTAATTTGTTCCACCGCTTCATCAATGGAAAGTTTGCCATCGAAATAATTAAAAATCTCGGTATAACCCACCGTTTGTAATGCATTATGTTGCCTATAATCCTGTACCGATCGGACTTCCTCAACCAAACCAGCATCCATCATTTTATCTACTCGCAGGTGAATATTTTCATGTAATAATGTTTTCGGCAACGTAACACCCACTTTCAGTATATTGAAATCTCTTTCAACAGGGTTAGATTTCCTGAAACTCAAAATAGATTGCCCTGTACTTTCAATGATTTCCAATGCACGCATCAAGCGCTGCGGATTCTGTATCTCTCCAACCTCGAAAAATGCCGCATCTTTTTGCTTGATTTCAGACTGTAGCCAATCGATACCGTACACTTCGTATTGCCGGCGGATGCGCTCCCTAGTTTCAGCAGGAACTTTCGGCATGGCGTCCATCCCTTCACAAAAAGCTTTTATATACAAACCCGTGCCACCGCAAACCACGGCAACAGGCCGCTTTTGAAATATTTCAGCCGCGTAGCCCAGGGCTAACTGCTCGTAAGTGCCCGCATTTACTTCTTCCTTGATAGAATGGGAGTTGATGAAATAATGGTGCACCGCGGCGAGTTCTTCCGGGCTAGGCTTTGCCGTTCCGATACTGAGTTCGCGGTAACATTGCCTGGAATCTGCGGAGATGATTTCCGTTTGTAACAGTTGCGCCAAACGGATGGCCATGGCCGTTTTCCCGGCTGCGGTTGGCCCGGCTACCACGATCACCGTATTTTTCTTTCTTTCCATCCTAAATGAAGAAACCAAAGCAGCAGGGCAACTTTGGTTTCGGGTTAAATCAATTATTTGAACAAATATTAATATGAGTCATCGTTGCTTTCACCCCCGTCGCTGCCTTCATCAGAAATGCCATCTTCACCTTCTTCCCCGAAGCCGTCAGCGTCCATCCCTTCACGGTTAAGATCGTATTTTTCTTCCATCTCCACCAGTTTATCGTTGCCGATGATGCCCTTTGTTCCGTATTGGCTGGGGGCAAGCCCTTCCTTACGTACACATACCGGGTATGACAATTTAATGTTTTCATCCTTTGATACGCCGATTAATTCTACCAAGAAAGTCCATTGCTTGGCATAATCATACAGGTAGATAAATTTCTGGTTAGGCGCTTTTACGGCCGAGCCGATAGTCGTTTCAACCATGATAAGGGGTTCTGCCACCCTTTGGATGTCATCAGCTTCAATAATAATTTCGCGGCCGCGTTGCCAATTGTCGTTACTCCTGAAAAACGAAGCTTTGTGTTTACTGTCAAATTCAAAGGCTGTCAAGATAGCTTGATGCAATTGAAAGAAACTTTGATCAGGTTTAATGCTGATGTCTCTATAAACACTTTCATCTTCTTCCCAGTAAACTCTGAATTTCAATACCGGCATATATGTAACGTTATGTAATGTTTAAGATTAAATATTGTTGTAGTGATTTATTGTCGTCCGAATTCAAATGCAAAATGCCCGATTATGTAAAATTATGAATTTATTTAACAGGGGTCAAGTTAAATGCCCTTGCTTTTTCCAACATGAATTGGTAAGCCTCTTCGTAATTATTACTTATTTCCCCATCCAGTATAGCTTCGCGGATCGCATTTTTCAAATCACCGACGATCCTGCCGGGAGGCAAATTAAATACTTCCATGATCAATTCTCCCGTAATGGGAGGTTGCCAATTGCGGACGCGATCTTTTTCCTCTACTTCCTTCAACCTGCTCCTAACCATTTCGAAATTCTCCAGGTGCCTTTTCACTTTAGCCTTATTTTTCGATGTAATGTCCGCTTCGCAGAGCATCATCAACGAGCCAATATCATCCCCTGCATCAAACAATAATCTACGTATAGCCGAATCCGTTATATTCTCCTTTGTCAAGCTGATCGGGCGCAAATGCAATTCTACTAATTTCTTAACAAAGCGCATTTTTTCGGTCATCGGGAGTTTGAACTTCGAGAAAATCTTGGGCACCATCTTTCCGCCTACGGCATCATGCCCGTGGAAAGTCCATCCATGGCCAACCTCGAAACGCTTGGTGGCCGGTTTGCCGATGTCGTGCAAAAGGGCAGCCCAACGCAACCATAAGTCCTTGGTATTTTTAGAAATATTATCAACAACCTGCAACGTGTGGTAGAAATTATCCTTATGCCCTTTACCTTCTACCATTTCTACTCCAACCAGGTCGATCATGGCCGGGAAAATCAACTTCAATAAACCCGCCTTGTATAATAAGTCGAGCCCGAGGGAAGGCTTGGGGGAGAGCATGATCTTGTTAAACTCGTCGGTAATGCGCTCCTGGGAAATGATCTTGATCCTCGCGGCATTTTCCTTGATCGATTGAAAAGTAGCCGGGTCGATCTTGAAATTAAGTTGGGATGCGAACCTGATAGCCCGCATCATTCTAAGCGGATCATCGCTGAAGGTTTGGCCGGGTTCCAGGGGGGTGCGGATCACCTGGTCTTCCAGTGCCTGCATTCCATTAAAAGGGTCAACCAGGTGACCGTAATTGCTCGGGTTGAGGCTTATTGCCATCGCGTTGATCGTGAAATCGCGGCGGTTCTGGTCATCTTCCAAGGTGCCCGGGGCCACCATGGGTTTCCGCGAATCGCGGTTATAGCTTTCCTTGCGGGCGCCCACGAATTCCAGTTCAAAATCGAACCATTTTATCTGGGCCGTACCGAAGGTTTTAAAGAAATTTACATTGGGCCTCGGTTCCAACTTGTCGGCCAGGGCATTTGCCAGGTCGATTCCATCGCCAATACACACGAAATCAATATCCTTGGTATTCCTGTTCAGCAACTTATCCCTAACGAAGCCGCCCACGATATAGGTAGGCATTTTTTTCTCCCCGGCAGCCATTGCTACCAGCTCGAATAAGGTTCTTTCTTTCGGTGAAACAGGTATATCGAAACGCATCTTGGCCATTATATTATAAAAATTTTCCTCTGTTTGCCCGCAAATGTAGTCAAACGAAGCGTAAAGTCCTGAATTATTATAGAAATGTTAGGGTCTAATTACCTCAAAATCACCGGATTGGTGCAGTTTGATAATCCTAGATGGCGGGTGTTTTTCCGTATCATCTTGCCGGTATTCCACGACGTAATCCACCCCTTTTTTAATTTCGGAAGATACTGCGGCGAAATTCTCCGGGGATGCCTGCCCGCTGATATTAGCGGAAGTGGAGACCAGGGGCTTGCGCAACCTTTTTACAAGGTGGCGGCAAAAGGTATCTCGGACGAAGCGGATAGCTACCGTACCGTCTTCATTGATGACATTAGGAGCCAGGTGGATGGCGCCCTGGTAAATAACGGTGGTAGGCCGGTCAAAGCCGCCGATAATGGAATCGATATCATGCGGGGGATTCGCGATGTAATGTTTGAGATCGCGGTGATCGGTCAGCAGGATGACCAAGCTCTTTTTTTCGTCCCGTTGTTTGAGTTCATACACCTTGCGTACAGCCATCTCATCGGTAGCATCGGCGCCGATGCCCCAAATGGTATCAGTAGGGTATAAAATAGTACCACCTTGCCTTAAAACTTGCAAACAATTCACGATATCCTTTTCGAAATCCATAAATACAAAATTAGTAAATCCTTGAAAAAATAATTCATTTGATCCTCCCGTATAGACAGATTATACAAGCCTATAGAACAAATCACTAAGATAAATCCGAAATGAGCCCTATTTTTGTGCAAAATTTAGAACCAATGGAATTAAAAGAATTGATACTAGCTGCATGGAACGACAGGGCTTTGTTGCAAGACAATACCTACTCCGACGCGGTGAGGGCTGTAATAGAATCGGTAGACAAGGGACATTTACGCGTGGCAGAGCCAACGGCGAACGGCTGGCAGGTAAATGAATGGGTAAAACAGGCGATCCTGATGTATTTCGCCATTCAACCCATGGAAACGATGTCATTGCCCCCCTTTGAATTTCATGATAAAATGAAATTGAAAACCAATTATAAAGAATTGGGTGTTCGCGTGGTACCCCATGCCGTGGCACGCTACGGCGCGTACATTGCGAAGGGCGCTATCTTGATGCCTTCTTATGTTAATATCGGCGCTTATGTTGACGAGGGAACGATGGTAGATACCTGGGCAACGGTCGGTTCTTGCGCCCAGATCGGGAAACATGTACACCTGAGCGGTGGCGTGGGTATCGGCGGCGTATTGGAGCCGTTACAAGCCAGCCCGGTAATCATTGAAGACGGTGTTTTCGTGGGGAGCCGTTGTATCGTGGTAGAAGGCGTTCACGTTGAAAAAGAAGCCGTATTAGGCGCCAACGTGGTATTGACGCAATCCACTAAGATCATCGATGTGAGTGGCGAAACCCCGGTAGAATACAAGGGTAGGGTACCGGCGCGCAGCGTGGTGATCCCCGGTTCTTACACGAAGAAATTCCCGGCAGGTGATTACCAGGTAAGTTGCGCGTTGATCATCGGTCAACGTAAAGCATCTACGGATTTGAAAACGAGCTTAAACGATACGTTGAGAGAATTCAATGTTGCCGTTTAATTTTTGCATAAAAATTTGGAGATTAAGAAATTATATCTTTATCTTTGCCCACTCTTAAAAACGAGGGGCTGCCCAAGTGGCGAAATTGGTAGACGCACTGTGTTCAGGTCGCAGCGTTCGCAAGGACGTGCTGGTTCGAATCCAGTCTTGGGCACCTGGTAGGTTGTAAGTACTTTACTTACAACCTATTTTTTTATGTGGATGCCGTTTTTGTGCGCTTTTGCCACTATTGCCGCACATAATAGACACGCGAAAATTATTTCCTCTTCTCTAGGCTGCTAAGCCGGTCTTACCTTTGAGCGGCATGATACAACGACTGTCGTGTCCGAAAAACTTCTTTCTTTCACATTCTCAGGTAAGGAATAACAATCCGCTCAAAAATGGCAGGGGATTGAATCAGGCCAACGTGGTCACATCCCGGCAGAATGCATAACTGTGCACTGGGTATCCGATTGCTCCATGTAGGGTTTAACAAACCAGGTCGCCTTCAAACAATTTATCATATCCTGGAAGGCATCGGGATTGCTTATCCGTGATTTACGGTATTTAACGCTTCAACCGTATAGTTACACCTGTGGGCATCCGTCTTAACCTAAACCCTCCATTTGTGTTATATGTATCAGTGGGTAACGGCAGGGCTTCCTGTTACTTGGCCTATAATACGTCAATATGATAATATTTCTTTATTGCGTAAATTTATTACACTAATAATTGCTTCATTACAAAAGTAAACCGGGAATGAAATATATAGTGGTTTTGTCAGTAATGTTTGTACTTGCTGCTTGCCGGCAGCAGGAAAGTAAGATACCGGGGTTACAGGCGGAGATAGACAGCCTGAAACATCAACTGGATAATGCTTATAAACCCGGATTCGGTGAATTTATGGGCAATATACAAGTACACCACGACAAGTTATGGTTTGCAGGAATAAACAACAACTGGGACCTAGCTGAATTTGAAATCAACGAAATCAAGGAAAGCTTAGATGATATTACGAAATATTGCACCGATAGGCCTGAAACCAATTCTATTGATATGATCGAACAACCTTTACAAAATGTAAGCAATGCTATCCAGGATAAAAACATCAAAGAATTTAAAAACAGCTTCATGACTCTCACATCAACCTGCAATAGTTGTCACCAGGCTACCAAGCATGAGTTCAATGTTATTATTGTTCCTTCTACGCCACCATTTAGCAATCAAAGTTTTAAAGCGGTTCAATAGTCAAGATGATAAAGAAATTGTTGACTGTACCGCGTATTCGCATAAAACCGGGTGCCATATCCTTTCATAAGGAATACGGAGATTTTTATTGATATTGCTATGGTGCCAGTTGCTAATGAAAGCAATAACATTTATCACCCCCCAAACTCACCCTCTACATAACCTCCCGGAACATACCTTGTTGTGTCATTAGTATGCCAAGCATAAACACCGGAAACCATTATACCGAGGTCTTCCACATATTCTGCTACCATGTTTTTCCATTCGTCATCAAATCGTGGTAAATGTTGTTGCAGTACCAGGAACTCCTTCAAATAATTATCATGATGCGCCAGCGCTGCCATATAAGCTTCTTCCAATGGCATTTTATGCTCGTTTTGGAATACTTTCACGATGTTCATCGTATCGCCGGGCCTCATGAGTTCTTTCGGCAAGGAGATGAAATCATTGTGCATCCCGATCAGCAGGGCACAAATAACCTCTATACGGAGTAGGTGCGGATGATTTAGAATGGCATCGGGTAAGCGGCGATAATCTTTCTGCATACATACATACTTGCAAAAGGGAACAGCGCCGCTGGTAGCCTCCCTGATCAATGTATATACGGCCAGCGGTGGGATTATATTGGCAGCATAATAGGCTTTCTCTTCGGCATAACCGTTGAATGTATCCGCGATGGTATCTATGAATCTTCGGTAAATGCTCGCCGGGATGTCGCATTGAAGCGCATCTTGCCGTAGCACCCACCATTGGCGCAAGAATCCATTGTTGATCGGCTCTTCGGTTTCCTCTCCTTTTAATAGCGCCATGATGTGTTGCACGATGCCAAGCATTTCCTGCCGGGAACAACGATCGAAATAGTCATCCATCATGGCCCCGTTCGCCGCGTAACTAGCTACGGGACGAAGCTCTTCGAGGGTACGTAAGTAGGGGAATCCGCGGGCCGCCAGATCCGTCAGGTTATGACTTTTATGTTTTTTACGGGCTGATTCACTTTGAAACTTGTAATCGCGGTCAATCCATGCATAATATGATTGCCTCGCTTCAAGAAAATTTGGATGGATTGAATTCGGC includes the following:
- a CDS encoding SPFH domain-containing protein; this translates as MESNKFFKSFFGAIATLLVLVAAGLYGCPKYNVWQQQLAGEAELKRAEQNRKIAIQEAEAKRESAKSLAEAEVIRAQGVAKANQIIGESLKNNEVYLHYLWLEHLEKANVVYIPTEAGLPIMEAGRGLGRNAAPANK
- the miaA gene encoding tRNA (adenosine(37)-N6)-dimethylallyltransferase MiaA, with the protein product MERKKNTVIVVAGPTAAGKTAMAIRLAQLLQTEIISADSRQCYRELSIGTAKPSPEELAAVHHYFINSHSIKEEVNAGTYEQLALGYAAEIFQKRPVAVVCGGTGLYIKAFCEGMDAMPKVPAETRERIRRQYEVYGIDWLQSEIKQKDAAFFEVGEIQNPQRLMRALEIIESTGQSILSFRKSNPVERDFNILKVGVTLPKTLLHENIHLRVDKMMDAGLVEEVRSVQDYRQHNALQTVGYTEIFNYFDGKLSIDEAVEQIKTHTRQYAKRQLTWFRKDTAYHWFDAREPGKVLEFVKSEL
- a CDS encoding IS1096 element passenger TnpR family protein, whose amino-acid sequence is MPVLKFRVYWEEDESVYRDISIKPDQSFFQLHQAILTAFEFDSKHKASFFRSNDNWQRGREIIIEADDIQRVAEPLIMVETTIGSAVKAPNQKFIYLYDYAKQWTFLVELIGVSKDENIKLSYPVCVRKEGLAPSQYGTKGIIGNDKLVEMEEKYDLNREGMDADGFGEEGEDGISDEGSDGGESNDDSY
- a CDS encoding CCA tRNA nucleotidyltransferase; the encoded protein is MRFDIPVSPKERTLFELVAMAAGEKKMPTYIVGGFVRDKLLNRNTKDIDFVCIGDGIDLANALADKLEPRPNVNFFKTFGTAQIKWFDFELEFVGARKESYNRDSRKPMVAPGTLEDDQNRRDFTINAMAISLNPSNYGHLVDPFNGMQALEDQVIRTPLEPGQTFSDDPLRMMRAIRFASQLNFKIDPATFQSIKENAARIKIISQERITDEFNKIMLSPKPSLGLDLLYKAGLLKLIFPAMIDLVGVEMVEGKGHKDNFYHTLQVVDNISKNTKDLWLRWAALLHDIGKPATKRFEVGHGWTFHGHDAVGGKMVPKIFSKFKLPMTEKMRFVKKLVELHLRPISLTKENITDSAIRRLLFDAGDDIGSLMMLCEADITSKNKAKVKRHLENFEMVRSRLKEVEEKDRVRNWQPPITGELIMEVFNLPPGRIVGDLKNAIREAILDGEISNNYEEAYQFMLEKARAFNLTPVK
- a CDS encoding L-threonylcarbamoyladenylate synthase, which codes for MDFEKDIVNCLQVLRQGGTILYPTDTIWGIGADATDEMAVRKVYELKQRDEKKSLVILLTDHRDLKHYIANPPHDIDSIIGGFDRPTTVIYQGAIHLAPNVINEDGTVAIRFVRDTFCRHLVKRLRKPLVSTSANISGQASPENFAAVSSEIKKGVDYVVEYRQDDTEKHPPSRIIKLHQSGDFEVIRP
- a CDS encoding 2,3,4,5-tetrahydropyridine-2,6-dicarboxylate N-succinyltransferase, which gives rise to MELKELILAAWNDRALLQDNTYSDAVRAVIESVDKGHLRVAEPTANGWQVNEWVKQAILMYFAIQPMETMSLPPFEFHDKMKLKTNYKELGVRVVPHAVARYGAYIAKGAILMPSYVNIGAYVDEGTMVDTWATVGSCAQIGKHVHLSGGVGIGGVLEPLQASPVIIEDGVFVGSRCIVVEGVHVEKEAVLGANVVLTQSTKIIDVSGETPVEYKGRVPARSVVIPGSYTKKFPAGDYQVSCALIIGQRKASTDLKTSLNDTLREFNVAV
- a CDS encoding terpene synthase family protein, which codes for MSSIISHEALVAKLKHLPQPKYPWPNSIHPNFLEARQSYYAWIDRDYKFQSESARKKHKSHNLTDLAARGFPYLRTLEELRPVASYAANGAMMDDYFDRCSRQEMLGIVQHIMALLKGEETEEPINNGFLRQWWVLRQDALQCDIPASIYRRFIDTIADTFNGYAEEKAYYAANIIPPLAVYTLIREATSGAVPFCKYVCMQKDYRRLPDAILNHPHLLRIEVICALLIGMHNDFISLPKELMRPGDTMNIVKVFQNEHKMPLEEAYMAALAHHDNYLKEFLVLQQHLPRFDDEWKNMVAEYVEDLGIMVSGVYAWHTNDTTRYVPGGYVEGEFGG